A single genomic interval of Bacillus sp. es.036 harbors:
- a CDS encoding right-handed parallel beta-helix repeat-containing protein produces MSDLIQGWIDQKSAQGGGIVTIPPGRYDVTKTIVLKSNIQLRGAGINQTFLDMVPKNSNGSSNSYLLLEIDRKSNVEISGMTIDGKKQGRPDKINDPYAHTISVAYTMDFKIENVNILNSAGASIILFNAENGIVQNNTITASGSNAILGMQNTKGVKVLNNTINGTDNQNGIFFMYQDGKSTSNIEIIGNTVKNVADYAIEVGHTTHLAEDPPHRNITVKNNIIENAYCTGIGFRTVSDGVIEGNEIIGYAETNDYGCNGIFVEGRRALQNNIIIHNNTIKQTYSKVPNQPFPYQQAIYITGMNNMEVTGNTIENSWNDAIYVLAAFGFEETPDFPDGRRKYSNIHIDNNEILNSEVYGVHFDDYASNGNSIKNNTILESGTAAILVEGDPNRVVVSGNITEGSPNNPDPTENLWTVTTNISPLNGYPLQVLPNPGIYQLTFDAISSDNGKMEVFTNDRRVFNNEINVPIQKTTYTYTFATFFDSGADVVFHNIQGTINLSNITLYQLEGLEDCGNNPDEPNTEFEQDLEDLNTKFTNLHSTNPLKAESLVALISDLLDLF; encoded by the coding sequence ATGAGCGACCTGATACAGGGTTGGATTGATCAAAAGAGTGCTCAGGGTGGTGGTATTGTAACAATTCCACCTGGAAGATACGATGTCACTAAAACGATTGTTCTGAAATCAAATATACAACTCAGGGGAGCCGGAATAAATCAGACCTTTTTGGATATGGTTCCAAAGAATTCTAATGGCTCTTCCAATTCCTATTTATTGTTAGAAATTGACAGAAAATCGAATGTGGAAATTAGTGGTATGACAATTGATGGTAAAAAACAAGGGAGACCAGATAAAATAAATGATCCGTACGCTCACACGATTTCTGTAGCTTATACAATGGATTTTAAAATTGAGAATGTTAATATCCTTAATTCCGCTGGTGCTTCAATCATCTTGTTTAATGCAGAGAATGGAATCGTGCAAAATAATACCATTACTGCAAGCGGCTCTAATGCTATCCTTGGTATGCAAAATACAAAAGGGGTTAAAGTCTTAAATAATACAATTAATGGAACTGATAATCAAAATGGAATATTTTTTATGTATCAGGATGGGAAAAGTACAAGCAATATTGAAATCATCGGTAATACAGTAAAAAACGTTGCTGATTATGCGATTGAAGTTGGTCATACAACTCACCTCGCTGAAGACCCACCTCATCGCAATATAACCGTAAAAAACAATATCATTGAAAACGCATATTGTACAGGTATCGGTTTTAGAACTGTAAGTGATGGAGTAATTGAGGGAAATGAAATTATTGGATATGCAGAAACAAATGACTATGGGTGTAATGGTATTTTCGTTGAGGGAAGAAGAGCTCTACAGAACAACATCATAATTCATAATAATACGATCAAACAAACTTATTCTAAGGTCCCGAACCAACCCTTTCCATACCAACAAGCCATTTACATTACCGGCATGAATAATATGGAGGTCACGGGTAACACCATAGAAAATAGTTGGAATGATGCTATTTATGTGTTAGCAGCATTTGGATTTGAGGAAACACCAGACTTTCCTGATGGTAGACGTAAATACTCTAACATTCACATCGATAATAACGAAATTTTAAATAGTGAAGTGTACGGTGTTCATTTCGATGATTATGCTTCTAATGGGAATTCAATTAAAAACAATACAATCTTGGAAAGTGGTACAGCTGCTATTCTAGTAGAAGGCGATCCAAATCGAGTAGTGGTTTCAGGTAACATTACAGAAGGTTCCCCTAACAATCCTGACCCGACCGAAAATTTGTGGACAGTAACAACCAATATATCTCCACTAAACGGTTATCCATTACAAGTGCTTCCGAATCCAGGAATTTATCAACTAACCTTTGATGCAATCTCATCAGATAACGGGAAAATGGAAGTTTTCACAAACGACAGGCGAGTATTTAATAATGAAATCAATGTCCCAATCCAAAAAACAACATACACCTATACCTTTGCAACGTTCTTTGATAGTGGCGCTGATGTAGTTTTCCACAATATTCAAGGAACAATTAACTTATCAAATATCACGCTATATCAGCTCGAGGGTCTTGAGGATTGTGGAAATAATCCTGACGAGCCTAACACAGAATTCGAACAGGACCTCGAGGACTTAAATACTAAATTTACAAATCTTCATTCAACTAATCCATTGAAAGCAGAAAGTCTTGTTGCATTGATATCAGATTTACTTGATTTATTTTAA
- a CDS encoding right-handed parallel beta-helix repeat-containing protein codes for MLLKKNSVLWLVVLVIGTLILIWSINRSNPTQQSVATSSRSCQASQNDIVMLQREIDNMSASGGGIVEMKACQYVITKPFVLKSNVHLKGAGLDKTTIMIESEFDDGTVNNNKVIVTEQDSHNISITDLTVDGNKQERKSLINDPYAHTIDVAFVDNFEINNIKVINAPSASIMLYNSQNGTVENSTILDSGSNGILALKDIDNITIANNMIDQTDHQNGIFISYQDGHSSSNIRIENNIVKYAGDFGIEVGHIVPEGDEQHQNIIVRNNEIISATNAGIAFRSVSEGMIEDNTISGYGKNGGYGADGIFVEGGFNTSRNINVENNEVNQTFQSGDANAIYVTGIDGAEVVGNKVEGSRGNGIFVQASVLPDGSITADFNEGKRNFNEIHVRGNQFLNNKKSGIQFQGNNALGNSLEGNLIKGNGEFGIQIANLTLGSGFLVSENQISNNGKESLSIFKQNEIEIVSNDFNSLERNSKSLSFVNVQDVVVKNNIFHEKSWEELLGNNPSNNIINQNNRFQN; via the coding sequence AGTAATTGGAACACTAATTTTAATATGGTCAATAAATCGTTCTAATCCCACACAGCAGTCAGTGGCCACTAGTTCTAGATCTTGTCAGGCGAGTCAAAACGATATCGTTATGCTTCAGAGAGAGATTGATAATATGAGTGCAAGCGGCGGTGGGATCGTGGAGATGAAGGCATGCCAATATGTTATCACAAAACCCTTCGTCCTTAAATCGAATGTTCATCTAAAAGGTGCTGGCTTAGACAAAACTACGATAATGATTGAATCAGAATTTGACGATGGCACTGTTAATAATAACAAGGTGATAGTAACAGAGCAGGATAGTCATAATATTAGTATTACCGATCTTACAGTAGACGGGAATAAACAAGAACGTAAAAGCTTAATTAATGATCCTTATGCTCACACCATAGACGTTGCATTTGTAGATAATTTTGAGATTAATAATATCAAAGTTATAAATGCTCCATCAGCTTCAATTATGCTTTATAACAGTCAGAATGGAACTGTAGAAAACAGTACTATTCTAGATAGTGGATCAAATGGTATTCTAGCGTTAAAAGATATCGATAACATAACTATTGCAAATAATATGATTGATCAAACAGATCACCAAAATGGTATTTTTATTTCATACCAGGATGGTCACTCATCTTCTAACATTAGAATTGAAAATAATATTGTGAAATATGCTGGTGACTTTGGTATTGAAGTAGGACACATCGTACCAGAGGGGGATGAACAACACCAGAATATCATAGTTAGGAATAATGAAATTATTAGTGCAACTAATGCTGGAATTGCATTTCGAAGTGTAAGTGAAGGTATGATAGAAGACAATACGATTAGCGGATATGGGAAAAATGGGGGCTATGGTGCTGACGGAATTTTCGTTGAAGGTGGTTTTAATACTTCAAGGAATATAAATGTAGAAAATAATGAAGTTAACCAAACCTTTCAATCTGGAGATGCGAACGCTATCTATGTAACAGGAATTGATGGTGCAGAAGTAGTGGGTAATAAAGTTGAAGGTAGTAGAGGGAATGGCATTTTCGTACAAGCTTCCGTTTTGCCGGATGGAAGCATCACTGCTGATTTTAATGAAGGTAAACGCAATTTCAATGAAATACATGTAAGAGGTAATCAATTTTTAAATAACAAAAAAAGCGGCATTCAATTTCAAGGAAATAACGCTTTAGGAAATAGTCTTGAAGGAAATTTAATTAAAGGAAATGGTGAATTTGGTATCCAAATTGCAAATCTTACTTTGGGATCAGGTTTTTTAGTTTCTGAAAATCAAATTTCAAATAATGGAAAGGAAAGTTTAAGCATCTTCAAGCAAAATGAAATTGAAATAGTGAGTAACGATTTTAATTCTTTAGAACGCAATTCTAAATCACTATCATTTGTTAATGTACAAGATGTTGTAGTAAAGAATAATATCTTTCATGAAAAAAGTTGGGAAGAGTTACTTGGTAATAATCCTAGTAATAACATTATCAATCAGAACAATCGCTTTCAAAACTAG